One region of Brassica napus cultivar Da-Ae chromosome A10, Da-Ae, whole genome shotgun sequence genomic DNA includes:
- the LOC106370729 gene encoding uncharacterized protein LOC106370729, with the protein MMDGDQDNTLQHGSRQDISPTTMNGVSAEITEEISPSQHERWRDLVFDIQLRAQEDAHDDFLRANESFPPYTPSPVSKRFNFSPMASPRIGRRVGSMSPSSSRRTTLKNVFNFKGQNNNADIEEGVALVYEGRDKYNIPRTWSLTNILTPKRSKKTESLPVTPLAHSNPESMHGRYAVDRVTSMKRERTLPIRRTRSVPTLIDKYGNVKPVGVFRVIPTPSRVDTESLELMHERHDGGEDVSEEEAVCRICMVELGQDSEAFKMECMCKGELALAHKDCTIKWFTIKGNITCDVCKQEVKNLPVTLLRVEDDSQDLSSGAEHTESNQGKDVPILVTVSMLAYFCFLEQLLVMDMKSSAVAVALTFACIIGLLGSATSTTMVKGKYVWIFATIQYSIVVLFGHVFYSKFDVKQPVTCIVIATVVGFGLTMSGAAVITMFMEWRRSHAHHQPAITQVATPPFQTIE; encoded by the exons ATGATGGATGGTGATCAAGATAACACTCTCCAACATGGCTCCCGACAAGATATTTCTCCTACTACTATG AATGGAGTTTCTGCTGAGATTACTGAAGAGATATCACCAAGCCAACATGAAAGATGGAGAGACCTTGTGTTTGATATACAGTTGAGAGCACAAGAAGACGCTCATGACGATTTCTTGAGAGCCAATGAATCCTTCCCTCCTTATACTCCAAGTCCTGTGTCCAAAAGGTTCAACTTCTCTCCCATGGCAAGTCCTAGAATCGGGAGACGCGTTGGTTCCATGAGTCCTTCCTCCTCAAGAAGGACTACTCTCAAGAATGTCTTTAACTTCAAAGGGCAGAACAACAATGCAGATATTGAGGAAGGTGTGGCATTGGTGTATGAGGGCAGAGATAAGTATAATATTCCAAGAACATGGTCTCTCACTAATATCTTAACTCCTAAAAGATCCAAGAAGACAGAGTCTTTACCTGTTACCCCTTTAGCTCATTCAAATCCTGAGTCCATGCATGGGAGATATGCAGTTGATCGAGTTACATCCATG AAAAGAGAGCGGACACTGCCTATTCGCCGCACACGTTCTGTCCCAACGCTCATCGACAAATATGGCAATGTGAAGCCCGTAGGGGTTTTCCGTGTGATTCCTACTCCTTCTCGTGTGGATACAGAGAGTCTAGAGTTGATGCATGAACGTCACGATGGTGGAGAAGATGTTTCTGAAGAGGAAGCTGTGTGCAGAATCTGCATGGTTGAGTTAGGACAAGATTCAGAAGCTTTCAAGATGGAATGCATGTGCAAAGGAGAACTAGCTCTTGCCCACAAAGACTGCACTATCAAATGGTTCACAATCAAAGGGAACATAACATGTGATGTGTGCAAGCAAGAGGTGAAAAATCTCCCTGTGACACTTCTCCGTGTGGAAGATGATTCTCAGGACCTGTCTAGTGGAGCAGAGCATACAGAGAGTAACCAAGGGAAAGATGTGCCGATTCTTGTCACGGTTAGCATGCTTGCATACTTCTGTTTCCTTGAGCAGCTTCTGGTGATGGATATGAAATCGAGTGCCGTTGCAGTAGCTTTAACATTCGCTTGCATTATTGGTCTTCTTGGATCAGCGACATCCACAACAATGG TGAAGGGGAAGTATGTGTGGATCTTTGCAACCATTCAGTACAGTATCGTGGTCCTTTTCGGTCATGTTTTCTACTCAAAATTTGATGTAA AGCAGCCGGTTACGTGCATTGTCATAGCCACTGTGGTCGGATTTGGACTCACCATGTCCGGCGCAGCAGTTATTACCATGTTTATGGAATGGAGGAGAAGCCATGCTCATCACCAGCCAGCAATCACTCAGGTGGCTACACCACCGTTTCAGACAATAGAGTAG
- the LOC106359551 gene encoding transcription factor-like protein DPB isoform X1, translating into MTTTIGSNSNHNNRSDDGSVTNNNNNPSNRSWGTVVSAQSVSTSESMGSPSSKSEQTTTVATTSATDSAFIQLNNLDIQGDDAASQGPASGVKKKKRGQRATGPDKTGRGLRQFSMKVCEKVESKGRTTYNEVADELVAEFALPNNDGTPPDQQQYDEKNIRRRVYDALNVLMAMDIISKDKKEIQWRGLPRTSLSDIEELKAERLSLRNRIEKKTAYAQELEEQYVGLQNLIRRNEHLYSSGNAPSGGVALPFILVQTRPHATVEVEISEDMQLVHFDFNSTPFELHDDNFVLKTMKFCEQPPFNNAHNNNSQQTNILMLENNTEGISTDPVPPPPPADMYQSHPQLHAQPRVIPTPVTNNDVAQATPPPVSVKPEK; encoded by the exons ATGACGACAACTATTGGGTCTAATTCTAATCACAACAACCGCTCTGACGATGGTTCTGtaaccaacaacaacaataacccTAGTAATAGGTCCTGGGGCACGGTGGTTTCAGCTCAATCCGTATCCACTAGTGAAAGTATGGGCTCGCCCTCGAGCAAGAGCGAGCAAACCACCACCGTGGCTACTACATCTGCTACCGACAGTGCCTTTATACAGCTGAATAATTTGGATATTCAGGGTGACGATGCTGCTTCTCAAGGACCTGCTTCTGG tgtcaagaagaagaagagaggacaGCGTGCGACTGGTCCTGATAAAACTGGAAGAGGCCTACGTCAGTTTAGCATgaaag TTTGTGAAAAGGTTGAAAGCAAAGGAAGGACCACTTACAACGAG GTTGCGGACGAGCTTGTTGCTGAATTTGCACTCCCAAATAACGATGGTACACCCCCTGATCAG CAACAGTATGATGAGAAGAACATAAGAAGAAGAGTATACGACGCTCTCAACGTCCTCATGGCTATGGATATAATATCCAAGGATAAAAAAGAGATTCAGTGGAGAGGTCTTCCTCGTACAAGCCTAAGCGACATTGAAGAATTAAAG GCTGAAAGACTCTCACTCAGGAACAGAATCGAAAAGAAAACAGCATACGCCCAAGAGCTGGAAGAACAA TACGTAGGCCTTCAGAATCTGATACGGAGAAACGAACACTTATACAGCTCTGGAAATGCTCCTAGTGGCGGTGTTGCTCTTCCCTTTATCCTCGTCCAG ACTCGTCCTCATGCGACCGTAGAAGTGGAAATATCAGAAGACATGCAGCTCGTGCATTTCGATTTCAACAG CACTCCATTCGAGCTCCACGACGATAACTTTGTCCTCAAGACGATGAAGTTTTGCGAGCAGCCGCCATTTAACAACGCTCACAACAATAACAGCCAACAAACTAATATTCTCATGCTTGAAAACAATACCGAAGGCATTAGTACCGATCCAGTGCCACCACCTCCGCCAGCGGATATGTACCAGTCTCATCCTCAGCTGCATGCTCAGCCACGTGTTATTCCTACGCCTGTGACTAACAACGACGTCGCTCAGGCGACACCACCGCCTGTCTCGGTGAAGCCGGAGAAGTAA
- the LOC106403534 gene encoding OVARIAN TUMOR DOMAIN-containing deubiquitinating enzyme 10-like — MVSHEENTGIVEWFLGPHPFTYPPYGVELIHEEEEAHYHHHQDQSGEYYREYEEDHRSSSDVDNDEIIARTLQDDFLQLQIAEENNNNDYSNHLQQQHQEEEGGGGYTNNYSSNNNEYGWNDQAVVDYSSEWVGGNENDQEDDSSGNIYSCSSPSDTDEYVYSWESDQCEADGEFGRRLNQMVPIPYVPKINGEIPPEEEAVSDHDRLRNRLELFDFAEVRVPGDGNCQFRALADQLYKTADRHKHVRRQIVKQLKSCPDSYEGYVPMDFSEYLKKMSRSGEWGDHVTLQAAADAYRVKIVVLTSFKDTCYIEILPTSQESKGVIFLSFWAEVHYNSLYLNRDTSATELQRRRKWWRFGN, encoded by the exons ATGGTGTCACATGAAGAGAACACAGGTATAGTGGAATGGTTTCTTGGCCCGCATCCATTCACGTATCCTCCTTACGGCGTTGAGTTGATtcacgaggaagaagaagctcattatcatcatcatcaagatcAGAGCGGTGAGTATTACAGAGAGTATGAAGAAGACCATCGTAGTAGCAGCGATGTAGATAACGACGAGATCATTGCTAGAACACTCCAAGACGATTTTTTGCAGCTTCAAATTGcagaagaaaataataataacgattATTCAAATCATCTCCAACAAcaacatcaagaagaagaaggaggaggtGGTTATACTAATAACTATAGCAGTAATAATAACGAGTATGGTTGGAACGATCAAGCCGTTGTGGATTACTCTTCAG AATGGGTAGGAGGAAATGAGAATGATCAAGAGGATGATTCATCGGGTAATATATATTCGTGTTCAAGCCCGAGTGATACAGATGAGTATGTGTACTCTTGGGAATCAGATCAGTGTGAGGCTGATGGTGAATTTGGAAGGAGGTTGAATCAGATGGTCCCTATTCCT tATGTACCAAAAATAAATGGAGAAATACCTCCTGAGGAAGAAGCAGTTTCAGATCATGATAGACTTCGAAATAG GTTAGAGCTATTTGACTTTGCTGAGGTCAGAGTTCCAGGAGATGGTAATTGCCAG TTCCGTGCTTTAGCTGATCAGTTATACAAAACCGCAGATCGTCATAAACATGTTAGACGACAAATAGTCAAGCAG CTCAAATCTTGTCCAGATTCTTATGAAGGATATGTTCCCATGGACTTCTCTGAGTATCTAAAGAAGATGTCTCG GAGTGGAGAATGGGGTGATCACGTTACATTACAGGCAGCTGCAGATGCG TATCGGGTGAAAATAGTAGTGCTAACATCATTCAAGGATACATGTTATATTGAAATTCTTCCTACCTCTCAAGAATCAAAAGGAG TAATTTTCTTGAGCTTCTGGGCAGAGGTTCATTACAACTCTCTCTACTTAAACAGAG ATACATCTGCAACAGAGCTACAGAGGAGGAGAAAATGGTGGCGTTTTGGAAACTAG
- the LOC106403524 gene encoding serine/threonine-protein kinase PCRK2-like has product MYSKDLKVEKPPSGCLPLLGRMKCFLFQRDEQRSPKPLSPLSDHRSGFTNNGSTSGSGTSTVSSSTGRTSLPARENNLREFTIADLKSATKNFSRSVMIGEGGFGCVYWGTIKSSQDPSKKVEVAVKQLGKRGLQGHKEWVTEVNFLGVVEHPNLVKLLGHCAEDDERGIQRLLVYEYMPNQSVEFHLAPRSPTVLTWDLRLRIAQDAARGLTYLHEEMDFQIIFRDFKSSNILLDEDWKAKLSDFGLARLGPEPGSTHVSTGVVGTMGYAAPEYIQTGRLTSKSDVWGYGVFIYELITGRRPLDKNRPKGEQKLLEWVRPYLTDTKRFRLIIDPRLEGKYLIKPVQRLAVVANLCLARNPKARPKMSEVLEMVTKIVETSSPRSGGKKQLLPLRSLSRDEEEKSNKVVDGGEGGWLDKLWNPKNVRAC; this is encoded by the exons ATGTACTCAAAAGATCTCAAAG TGGAGAAGCCTCCAAGTGGGTGTCTTCCTCTCCTCGGGAGAATGAAGTGTTTCTTATTCCAGAGAGACGAACAGAGAAGCCCTAAACCTCTCTCACCCCTCTCCGACCACCGTTCTGGTTTCACCAATAACGGTTCTACTAGCGGCTCTGGAACCAGCACGGTTTCATCATCCACCGGGAGGACCTCCTTGCCCGCTAGAGAAAACAACCTCAGAGAGTTCACCATCGCCGATCTCAAATCCGCTACCAAGAACTTCAGCCGCTCTGTCATGATAGGCGAAGGCGGGTTCGGCTGCGTCTACTGGGGAACCATCAAGAGCTCGCAAGACCCTTCCAAGAAAGTCGAAGTCGCCGTGAAACAGCTCGGTAAGAGAGGGTTGCAGGGTCATAAGGAATGGGTGACTGAAGTTAACTTTCTTGGGGTGGTGGAGCATCCAAACTTGGTGAAGCTATTGGGTCATTGCGCCGAGGACGACGAACGTGGGATCCAGAGGCTTTTGGTTTATGAATACATGCCAAACCAAAGCGTTGAGTTTCATTTAGCTCCTCGTTCGCCCACTGTGCTTACTTGGGATCTCAGGTTGAGAATAGCGCAAGACGCGGCCCGGGGTTTAACTTACCTCCATGAAGAAATGGACTTCCAA ATAATATTTCGAGATTTCAAGTCCTCCAACATTCTACTAGACGAGGATTGGAAAGCAAAGCTTTCTGATTTCGGTTTGGCTCGGTTAGGTCCTGAACCAGGATCGACTCATGTCTCTACTGGT GTGGTAGGAACAATGGGCTACGCAGCACCAGAATACATCCAGACAGGTCGTCTGACGTCGAAAAGCGACGTGTGGGGCTATGGAGTGTTCATCTACGAGCTCATCACAGGGAGGAGGCCGCTAGACAAGAACAGGCCTAAAGGAGAGCAGAAGCTTCTTGAATGGGTGAGGCCTTACTTAACCGACACAAAGAGGTTTAGGCTCATTATAGACCCGAGGCTTGAAGGCAAATACTTGATCAAACCGGTTCAGAGACTAGCTGTCGTAGCCAACCTCTGCCTTGCTAGGAACCCAAAGGCACGTCCGAAGATGAGTGAGGTGTTGGAGATGGTGACGAAGATTGTGGAAACTTCTTCGCCTAGGAGTGGTGGCAAGAAGCAGCTGCTTCCACTCAGGAGTCTATCTAGAGACGAGGAAGAGAAGAGCAACAAGGTTGTTGATGGTGGAGAAGGAGGTTGGTTGGATAAGTTATGGAACCCAAAGAATGTTAGAGCTTGTTGA
- the LOC106359551 gene encoding transcription factor-like protein DPB isoform X2, whose product MTTTIGSNSNHNNRSDDGSVTNNNNNPSNRSWGTVVSAQSVSTSESMGSPSSKSEQTTTVATTSATDSAFIQLNNLDIQGDDAASQGPASGVKKKKRGQRATGPDKTGRGLRQFSMKVCEKVESKGRTTYNEVADELVAEFALPNNDGTPPDQYDEKNIRRRVYDALNVLMAMDIISKDKKEIQWRGLPRTSLSDIEELKAERLSLRNRIEKKTAYAQELEEQYVGLQNLIRRNEHLYSSGNAPSGGVALPFILVQTRPHATVEVEISEDMQLVHFDFNSTPFELHDDNFVLKTMKFCEQPPFNNAHNNNSQQTNILMLENNTEGISTDPVPPPPPADMYQSHPQLHAQPRVIPTPVTNNDVAQATPPPVSVKPEK is encoded by the exons ATGACGACAACTATTGGGTCTAATTCTAATCACAACAACCGCTCTGACGATGGTTCTGtaaccaacaacaacaataacccTAGTAATAGGTCCTGGGGCACGGTGGTTTCAGCTCAATCCGTATCCACTAGTGAAAGTATGGGCTCGCCCTCGAGCAAGAGCGAGCAAACCACCACCGTGGCTACTACATCTGCTACCGACAGTGCCTTTATACAGCTGAATAATTTGGATATTCAGGGTGACGATGCTGCTTCTCAAGGACCTGCTTCTGG tgtcaagaagaagaagagaggacaGCGTGCGACTGGTCCTGATAAAACTGGAAGAGGCCTACGTCAGTTTAGCATgaaag TTTGTGAAAAGGTTGAAAGCAAAGGAAGGACCACTTACAACGAG GTTGCGGACGAGCTTGTTGCTGAATTTGCACTCCCAAATAACGATGGTACACCCCCTGATCAG TATGATGAGAAGAACATAAGAAGAAGAGTATACGACGCTCTCAACGTCCTCATGGCTATGGATATAATATCCAAGGATAAAAAAGAGATTCAGTGGAGAGGTCTTCCTCGTACAAGCCTAAGCGACATTGAAGAATTAAAG GCTGAAAGACTCTCACTCAGGAACAGAATCGAAAAGAAAACAGCATACGCCCAAGAGCTGGAAGAACAA TACGTAGGCCTTCAGAATCTGATACGGAGAAACGAACACTTATACAGCTCTGGAAATGCTCCTAGTGGCGGTGTTGCTCTTCCCTTTATCCTCGTCCAG ACTCGTCCTCATGCGACCGTAGAAGTGGAAATATCAGAAGACATGCAGCTCGTGCATTTCGATTTCAACAG CACTCCATTCGAGCTCCACGACGATAACTTTGTCCTCAAGACGATGAAGTTTTGCGAGCAGCCGCCATTTAACAACGCTCACAACAATAACAGCCAACAAACTAATATTCTCATGCTTGAAAACAATACCGAAGGCATTAGTACCGATCCAGTGCCACCACCTCCGCCAGCGGATATGTACCAGTCTCATCCTCAGCTGCATGCTCAGCCACGTGTTATTCCTACGCCTGTGACTAACAACGACGTCGCTCAGGCGACACCACCGCCTGTCTCGGTGAAGCCGGAGAAGTAA
- the LOC125579109 gene encoding heavy metal-associated isoprenylated plant protein 6-like: MGEEGEKKAVTVVVMKLDMHCEGCGKKIKRLLKHHKGVEDVEIDYKADELTVIGNVDPAAVRDKVADRIKRKVEILSTLAPKKEEAEKKATPPPPSPALPKESTVVFKTKLHCEGCEHKIKRIVSKINGVSTVAIDSAKDLVIVNGIIDVKQLLPYLNEKLKRKVEVVPAKKEDEAVVVAAAVQAGEDKKDKGVGEKKESGDEKKKEVAPDGGATVDVKKSEYSGYGYQPQPMYYYPPGQVYGQHYMMQGQSSSQSYVQEPYMNQGYVQESYTNHGYGQHYMMQGQSSSQSYVQEPYTNQGYGQQGYGQEATPPQPYQGYGDPYDPYAHMRAPDMFSDENPNGCSIM; this comes from the exons ATGggtgaagaaggagagaagaaGGCAGTCACCGTCGTGGTGATGAAGCTTGATATGCATTGCGAAGGCTGTGGGAAGAAAATCAAACGCCTCTTGAAACATCATAAAG GCGTGGAAGATGTGGAGATTGATTATAAAGCCGACGAGTTGACGGTGATCGGAAACGTAGATCCCGCGGCGGTTCGAGATAAAGTCGCCGACAGAATCAAAAGGAAAGTAGAGATTTTATCAACATTGGCGCCGAAGAAAGAGGAAGCAGAGAAGAAAGctactcctcctcctccttctcctgCTCTACCAAAAGAG AGTACGGTGGTTTTTAAGACGAAACTTCACTGTGAAGGTTGCGAACACAAAATCAAAAGAATTGTCAGCAAAATTAATG GGGTTAGTACAGTGGCCATTGATAGCGCCAAGGACTTGGTGATAGTGAATGGGATCATTGACGTTAAACAACTCCTTCCTTATCTCAACGAGAAGCTTAAACGCAAGGTCGAAGTCGTTCCCGCGAAAAAAGAGGATGAAGCCGTCGTGGTAGCTGCGGCGGTTCAAGCTGGAGAGGACAAGAAGGACAAAGGCGTTggtgaaaagaaagaaagtggtgatgaaaagaagaaagaagtagCCCCAGACGGTGGTGCTACGGTGGATGTGAAGAAATCGGAGTATAGCGGTTATGGTTATCAACCTCAGCCCATGTATTACTACCCACCAGGACAAGTGTACGGTCAACACTACATGATGCAAGGTCAATCATCATCTCAATCCTATGTTCAAGAACCGTATATGAACCAAGGATACGTACAAGAATCGTATACGAATCATGGTTACGGTCAACACTACATGATGCAAGGTCAGTCATCATCTCAATCCTATGTACAAGAACCGTATACGAATCAAGGTTACGGTCAACAAGGGTATGGACAAGAAGCAACACCACCACAACCGTACCAAGGGTATGGAGATCCTTATGATCCATATGCTCATATGCGGGCTCCTGACATGTTTAGTGATGAGAATCCAAATGGTTGTTCTATTATGTGA
- the LOC125579110 gene encoding putative nuclease HARBI1, giving the protein MSSSSSDENDEIEERLDDIIEDFIDEIYDDIVEAEPIPQRTRSYTERHREGGQHQLSNDYFNDDHSTYSIQTFRRRFRMNKGLFMRIVDGLEQFFPFFQQRKDATGRWGLTALQKCTAAIRLLAYGNSADTVDEYLRLGESTALSCLHHFTDGIIQLFGDEYLRPPTAEDLQRLLDMGEKRGFPGMVGSIDCMHWEWKNCPTAWKGQYARGHGKPTIVLEAVASQDLWIWHAFFGLPGTLNDLNVLDRSPVFDDLLEGRAPSVRYMVNNHMYKLAYYLTDGIYPKWSTFIQTIALPQSPKQQLFAQVQESVRKDVERAFGVLQARFAIVKNPVRTMAKEKIGKIMRACIILHNMIVEDERDGYSMRYDISEFEEGESSKTSEVLNANPTLNEIPTILNNIFPNRNDLRDRQTHERLKNDLIENIWNKFGDED; this is encoded by the coding sequence ATGTCGTCATCTTCATCTGATGAAAATGATGAAATCGAGGAGAGATTGGATGATATTATCGAAGATTTCATTGACGAAATTTACGACGATATAGTGGAGGCCGAACCCATACCGCAAAGAACCCGTAGCTATACTGAACGACACCGCGAAGGAGGACAGCACCAGCTAAGCAATGACTACTTCAACGACGACCATTCGACATATTCGATACAAACTTTCAGACGCCGATTCCGCATGAATAAGGGATTATTCATGCGTATTGTCGATGGCCTTGAACAATTCTTTCCATTCTTTCAGCAAAGAAAAGATGCAACGGGGAGGTGGGGTCTTACTGCACTACAAAAATGCACGGCAGCAATTCGTCTACTTGCTTATGGAAATTCGGCTGACACggttgacgaatatctccgacttggtgagagCACTGCACTTTCTTGTTTACATCATTTCACTGATGGGATAATACAGTTATTCGGAGATGAGTATCTGCGACCACCCACAGcagaggatcttcaacgactactcgatatGGGAGAGAAACGAGGGTTTCCTGGGATGGTCGGGAGCATTGACTGTATGCactgggagtggaaaaattgtccaaccgcttggaaaggacagtACGCCCGTGGCCACGGAAAACCGACTATTGTTCTAGAGGCCgtagcttcacaagatctttggatttgGCACGCATTTTTTGGTcttccaggtaccttaaatgatctTAATGTCCTCGATCGATCTCCTGTGTTTGATGACCTTTTAGAAGGTCGAGCTCCCAGTGTGAGGTACATGGTCAACAACCACATGTATAAGTTGGCATATTACCTCACAGAtggtatatatccaaaatggtcaacatttatccaaacTATCGCACTCCCTCAAAGTCCTAAACAACAGTTATTTGCTCAAGTTCAAGAATcagtccgaaaagatgtcgaacgggcttttggagtattgcaagctcGGTTTGCGATTGTGAAAAACCCGGTTCGTACAATGGCCAAAGAGAAGATAGggaagataatgagagcatgtatcatactacacaatatgatagttgaaGATGAACGAGATGGTTATTCAATGCGGTACGATATTTCAgaatttgaagaaggagaatcttCCAAAACTTCGGAGGTCCTAAACGCAAACCCTACACTAAACGAAATCCCGACAATTCTCAATAATATATTTCCCAACCGAAATGATCTTCGTGATAGGCAAACTCATGAACGATTGAAGAATGATTTGATCGAAAACATTTGGAATAAATTTGGCgatgaagattaa
- the LOC125579017 gene encoding glutathione S-transferase T3-like, whose protein sequence is MSGYRHLLFSQMPVDLESPEPFWLGSQTPDDSPSEISPECPSQIPPECPSQVPGQSRRQVPGQSRRQVPEESVKTFPDRRKYTPKEDRILIGAWLNTSKDPLVGNEQRAVAFWKRIVDYYNASPQLVGEVPREVTSCKQRWSRINHEVSRFTGCYNQALREQRSGQNDDDVIKAAYDIFFTKYDTKFTLDHCWRELRHEQKWASTYMAKDGGKEKRRPVVDLDGPEENVVGEDEDRPVGVKAAKGASKKKKSGRDEELSKLQGVLELKEKLSRNKVLDRLLAKKEPLSEIETTLKMKLMSEML, encoded by the coding sequence ATGTCGGGTTATAGACACCTTCTGTTCAGTCAAATGCCAGTAGATCTTGAATCACCCGAGCCTTTTTGGCTTGGGTCTCAAACTCCTGATGATTCTCCTAGCGAAATCTCTCCTGAGTGTCCTAGCCAAATCCCTCCTGAGTGTCCTAGTCAAGTCCCTGGTCAGTCTCGTAGGCAAGTCCCTGGTCAGTCTCGTAGGCAAGTCCCTGAGGAGTCTGTTAAGACCTTTCCAGATAGAAGGAAATATACACCCAAAGAGGATAGGATCCTTATTGGTGCTTGGCTTAACACCAGTAAGGACCCTCTCGTAGGCAACGAGCAGAGAGCTGTTGCTTTCTGGAAGCGTATTGTAGACTACTACAACGCCAGCCCTCAGCTCGTTGGGGAAGTACCGCGGGAGGTTACTTCTTGTAAGCAGAGGTGGTCTAGGATCAATCATGAAGTATCCAGATTCACTGGTTGCTACAACCAGGCGCTGAGGGAGCAGAGAAGCGGccaaaatgatgatgatgtgatCAAAGCTGCTTACGACATATTCTTCACCAAGTACGATACCAAGTTCACACTCGATCACTGCTGGAGAGAGCTCAGGCATGAGCAGAAATGGGCCTCCACATATATGGCTAAGGATGGTGGAAAGGAAAAGCGGAGGCCGGTGGTGGATCTTGACGGACCAGAAGAAAATGTTGTTGGAGAAGATGAGGATAGACCCGTCGGGGTAAAGGCTGCGAAAGGTGccagtaagaagaagaagagtggtcGAGATGAGGAGTTGTCTAAGCTACAAGGCGTTTTGGAACTTAAGGAAAAACTTTCTAGAAATAAAGTCCTTGATCGCTTGCTGGCCAAGAAAGAGCCATTGTCTGAGattgaaacaacactaaaaatgaaGCTTATGTCTGAAATGTTATGA